In the genome of Telluria beijingensis, one region contains:
- a CDS encoding TetR/AcrR family transcriptional regulator, whose amino-acid sequence MALASKSETTRTAIIEHALGVASHDGLEALTLGTLADSMKMSKSGVFSRVGSRETLQLAVLDRYRQRFEAQVLLPSRLVTPGLPRLCRLFDMSLLQVESGHSAGCFYISCAAEYDDRPGAVRHALTDSVGAWRDAFEQGAREAVALRHLAGDTDPGQLVFEIYALLLAAQHDMRLLERSGSSARARTGFERLLARCGHRAQDGGADHA is encoded by the coding sequence GTGGCACTAGCCAGCAAATCGGAAACGACCCGCACAGCAATCATCGAGCATGCCCTCGGCGTTGCCAGCCATGATGGCCTGGAAGCGCTGACGCTCGGCACGCTGGCCGATTCCATGAAGATGAGTAAAAGCGGCGTGTTCAGCCGCGTCGGTTCGCGCGAAACCCTGCAACTGGCGGTGCTTGACAGGTATCGGCAGCGTTTCGAAGCCCAGGTCTTGCTGCCATCGCGGCTGGTGACCCCGGGCCTGCCGCGGCTGTGCCGCCTGTTCGACATGAGCCTGTTGCAGGTGGAGTCCGGACACTCGGCCGGCTGCTTCTATATCAGTTGCGCCGCCGAGTACGACGACCGTCCAGGCGCGGTGCGCCACGCGCTCACCGACAGCGTCGGCGCATGGCGCGACGCCTTCGAGCAGGGCGCGCGCGAGGCGGTCGCGCTGCGGCACCTGGCGGGCGATACCGATCCGGGCCAACTGGTGTTCGAGATCTATGCGCTGCTGCTGGCGGCGCAGCACGATATGCGGCTGCTGGAAAGAAGCGGCTCGAGCGCGCGGGCGCGCACCGGCTTCGAGCGCCTTCTGGCGCGTTGCGGTCATCGTGCACAGGATGGCGGGGCGGACCATGCATGA
- a CDS encoding nuclear transport factor 2 family protein: MSSPAEVRPPLPPFTRESAIEKVRLAEDGWNTRDAARVSLAYSLETRWRNRAEFANGRDEARAFLERKWNKELEYRLIKELWAFTDNRIAVRYAYESRDDSGNWYRSYGNENWEFGPDGLMVNRYACINDMPIKEEERKFRWPLGRRPDDHPGLSDLGL; the protein is encoded by the coding sequence ATGTCAAGCCCCGCCGAAGTGCGCCCGCCGCTGCCGCCGTTCACCCGTGAATCCGCGATCGAGAAAGTCCGCCTGGCCGAAGACGGCTGGAATACGCGCGACGCCGCCCGGGTGTCGCTGGCCTACAGCCTCGAAACCCGCTGGCGCAACCGCGCCGAATTCGCCAATGGCCGCGACGAGGCGCGCGCCTTCCTCGAACGCAAATGGAACAAGGAGCTCGAATACCGCCTGATCAAGGAGCTGTGGGCCTTCACCGACAACCGCATCGCGGTGCGCTACGCCTACGAGAGCCGCGACGATTCCGGTAACTGGTACCGCTCGTATGGCAACGAAAACTGGGAGTTCGGCCCGGATGGCCTGATGGTCAATCGCTACGCCTGCATCAACGACATGCCGATCAAGGAAGAAGAGCGCAAGTTCCGCTGGCCGCTGGGACGCCGTCCGGACGACCATCCAGGGCTGTCCGACCTGGGGCTTTGA
- a CDS encoding mannitol dehydrogenase family protein — protein METYPNIILHLGLGAFHRAHQADFLQDLHERAGRHVGWTIVAANIRPDPLDPGAVLRAQGCAYTLETVAPDGSRAYRTIRAISDVIAWEPGLARVIAVGSADATRIVSFTVTEAGYLAGATIYGVLTAILRARRAGGAGPLTLLCCDNLRHNGERVRAGLEQFLALAGDSATLDWMRVHASFPNSMVDRITPRPTPALRARVLAATGYDDPAAVGCEAWRDWVIEDDFRHGRPVWEDVGAHMVASVVPYEEAKIRILNASHSCFAWAGALAGHTYIHDSVRDERIRALAHAYVTGAVFDCLHPSPVDLEAYRDAVLARFASDAIADTVERVLADSSAKLAQFIVPTVRERLARALPLDDVAPLPLLYLHFLRRWHAGGEALDYQDRELDPALVRRVCEAPDPLAAFAAEAALWGELAHDRRLLAALRSARPRLAALGLADG, from the coding sequence ATGGAAACATACCCGAACATCATCCTTCATCTCGGCCTGGGCGCCTTTCACCGCGCCCACCAGGCCGACTTTCTGCAGGACCTGCACGAGCGCGCCGGCCGGCACGTCGGCTGGACGATCGTGGCCGCCAATATCCGCCCCGATCCGCTCGACCCCGGCGCGGTGCTGCGCGCGCAAGGCTGCGCCTACACCCTCGAAACCGTGGCGCCCGACGGCAGCCGCGCTTACCGTACCATCCGCGCCATCTCGGACGTGATCGCATGGGAGCCGGGGCTGGCCCGGGTGATCGCCGTGGGCAGCGCCGACGCGACCCGGATCGTGTCGTTCACGGTCACCGAAGCGGGCTACCTGGCCGGCGCCACCATCTACGGCGTGCTCACCGCCATCTTGCGTGCCCGTCGCGCCGGCGGCGCAGGGCCACTCACCCTGCTCTGCTGCGACAACCTGCGGCATAACGGCGAGCGCGTGCGCGCCGGCCTGGAACAGTTCCTGGCGCTCGCCGGCGACAGCGCCACGCTGGACTGGATGCGCGTTCACGCGAGCTTCCCGAACTCGATGGTCGACCGCATCACGCCGCGCCCCACGCCGGCGCTGCGCGCGCGGGTGCTGGCCGCGACCGGATACGACGATCCGGCCGCCGTCGGCTGCGAAGCGTGGCGCGACTGGGTGATCGAGGACGACTTCCGCCATGGCCGCCCGGTCTGGGAAGATGTGGGCGCGCACATGGTGGCATCGGTCGTGCCGTACGAGGAAGCCAAGATCCGCATCCTGAACGCGAGCCACAGCTGCTTCGCCTGGGCCGGCGCGCTGGCTGGTCACACGTACATCCACGACAGCGTGCGCGACGAACGAATCCGGGCACTGGCGCATGCCTACGTTACCGGCGCCGTGTTCGACTGCCTGCATCCGAGCCCGGTCGACCTGGAAGCCTACCGCGATGCGGTGCTGGCGCGCTTCGCCAGCGACGCCATCGCCGACACCGTCGAGCGGGTGCTGGCCGACAGCTCGGCCAAGCTGGCGCAGTTCATCGTGCCGACCGTCCGCGAGCGCCTGGCGCGCGCGCTGCCGCTCGACGACGTGGCGCCGCTGCCGCTGCTGTACCTGCACTTCCTGCGCCGCTGGCACGCCGGCGGCGAGGCGCTCGACTACCAGGACCGCGAACTCGATCCGGCGCTGGTGCGGCGCGTCTGCGAAGCCCCCGACCCGCTGGCCGCCTTCGCGGCCGAGGCGGCGCTGTGGGGCGAGCTGGCGCACGATCGGCGCCTGCTGGCGGCGCTGCGTTCGGCGCGCCCGCGGCTGGCGGCCCTGGGTCTGGCGGATGGCTAG
- a CDS encoding alpha/beta hydrolase produces the protein MHESPLAQRLRAQLPGIPAHDVERFAAALGVAEPYVAPPVPDGVPAGTLAAARHRSRDVYPGVERGYALYVPQQYRGDADAALMVFQDGQRYLGPEANAARVLDLLIAQGEMPVTLALFVEPGETGPGLPVYGGDDNRSIEYDAQGEHYVRFLLEELLPEALAGYRVATKPALRAIAGISSGGHCAFNAAWERPDVFGKVMSHCGSFVDIRGGDAWPGRIRREAARPLRVFLQSGAHDLDILYGNWLLANRAMAAALAYRGYDAMLEVGEGGHSLRHGGALLADSLRWLWR, from the coding sequence ATGCATGAATCCCCGCTGGCGCAACGATTGCGCGCCCAGTTGCCGGGCATTCCCGCACACGACGTCGAGCGCTTCGCCGCGGCGCTGGGCGTCGCCGAACCCTACGTCGCGCCGCCGGTGCCCGACGGGGTCCCGGCCGGCACGCTGGCCGCGGCCCGGCATCGTTCCCGGGATGTCTATCCCGGCGTCGAGCGCGGCTATGCCCTGTACGTGCCGCAGCAGTACCGGGGCGACGCCGACGCGGCCCTGATGGTATTCCAGGATGGGCAGCGCTATCTCGGTCCAGAGGCCAATGCGGCGCGCGTGCTCGACCTCCTGATCGCCCAGGGCGAGATGCCGGTGACGCTGGCCCTGTTCGTCGAACCTGGCGAGACGGGGCCCGGCCTGCCGGTCTATGGCGGCGACGACAACCGCAGTATCGAGTACGATGCCCAGGGCGAGCACTATGTGCGCTTCCTGCTCGAGGAACTGCTGCCCGAGGCCCTGGCCGGCTACCGGGTGGCGACAAAGCCGGCGCTGCGCGCGATCGCCGGCATCAGCTCCGGCGGCCACTGCGCCTTCAATGCCGCCTGGGAGCGCCCGGACGTATTCGGCAAGGTGATGTCGCATTGCGGCAGCTTCGTCGACATCCGCGGCGGCGACGCCTGGCCCGGCCGGATCCGGCGCGAAGCAGCCAGGCCCTTGCGCGTCTTCCTCCAGAGTGGCGCGCACGATCTCGATATCCTGTATGGCAACTGGCTGCTCGCCAACCGCGCGATGGCGGCGGCGCTGGCCTACCGTGGCTACGATGCCATGCTGGAAGTGGGCGAGGGCGGCCACTCGTTAAGGCATGGCGGCGCGCTGCTGGCCGACAGCCTGCGCTGGCTGTGGCGCTAG
- a CDS encoding winged helix-turn-helix domain-containing protein: protein MTGSDSGTCTLSFDRFDIELRTRRLSRDGAAVRIGARAFDILWLLAEAPGQVLEHRYLMERAWAGRVVGEANLRVQIAALRRALDTGGVERYILNVPGRGYLLTAPVVRR from the coding sequence TTGACTGGAAGCGATTCCGGAACCTGTACGCTGTCGTTCGACCGCTTCGACATCGAACTCCGCACGCGGCGCCTGAGCCGCGACGGCGCCGCGGTCCGGATCGGCGCCCGCGCCTTCGACATCCTGTGGCTGCTGGCCGAGGCGCCCGGACAGGTGCTCGAGCACCGCTACCTGATGGAGCGGGCCTGGGCCGGCCGCGTGGTCGGCGAGGCCAACCTGCGGGTACAGATCGCCGCCTTGCGTCGCGCGCTCGACACCGGCGGCGTGGAACGCTATATCCTGAACGTGCCCGGACGCGGCTACCTGCTGACCGCGCCGGTGGTGCGGCGCTGA